The Malus domestica chromosome 10, GDT2T_hap1 genome contains a region encoding:
- the LOC103428209 gene encoding UDP-glucose flavonoid 3-O-glucosyltransferase 7-like codes for MDTKSHKQLHIFFFPYMAQGHTIPLINMAKLFASHGVKSTLITTPLNAPLFSKAIQGTKQLGFDIEILVIKFPTEEVGLPQGCESGNLATTTEMKEKFFKATFLLQPQIEQVLDEHRPHCLVADAFFPWATDLAAKFGIPRIIFHGVGFFALYATLSVLLYEPHLKLSSDSEVFTIPNFPVEIKLIRSQIPAFIKQNAETEFTKLFKAARECEEKSFGFIINSFYELEPAFADHYRTAFGRKAWHIGLILSWNKAANDEASLGQHKSLNWLNSKKPNSVVYICFGSMTNFIDSQLLEIATGLEASRQGFIWVVKREKNDKEEWLPQGFEKRMEGKGLIIRGWAPQVPILEHEAIGGFVTHCGWNSILEGVSAGVPMITWPVSAEQFYNEKLVTVVLRTGVAVGVEQWSTFVDVKKEASVKREAIEKAINQVMVSEEAEGMRARARVLREMATRAVKEGGSSFSDLTSLLEELGSLGA; via the coding sequence ATGGATACTAAATCCCATAAGCAGCTTCACATTTTCTTCTTCCCATATATGGCTCAAGGGCACACCATACCCCTTATAAACATGGCCAAACTATTTGCTTCTCATGGTGTAAAATCCACCCTAATAACCACCCCTCTCAATGCACCTCTCTTTTCCAAAGCAATCCAAGGCACCAAGCAATTGGGATTTGATATTGAAATTCTTGTCATCAAGTTCCCAACTGAGGAAGTTGGGTTGCCTCAAGGATGTGAAAGTGGTAACTTAGCTACCACCActgagatgaaggaaaagttCTTCAAAGCCACCTTCCTTCTTCAACCACAAATTGAGCAGGTCTTAGACGAACACCGCCCTCATTGCCTTGTTGCTGACGCTTTCTTTCCTTGGGCAACAGATCTTGCCGCCAAGTTTGGTATTCCAAGGATCATATTTCATGGTGTTGGTTTTTTCGCTTTGTATGCTACTCTTAGTGTGCTGTTGTACGAGCCTCACTTGAAGCTGTCATCGGATTCAGAAGTTTTTACTATTCCTAATTTTCCAGTTGAGATCAAGCTGATTAGAAGCCAAATACCGGCCTTTATCAAGCAAAATGCTGAAACCGAATTCACCAAGTTGTTTAAGGCTGCGAGAGAGTGTGAGGAAAAGAGCTTTGGGTTTATTATTAATAGCTTTTACGAACTTGAACCGGCTTTTGCAGATCATTACAGGACAGCGTTTGGGAGGAAGGCATGGCATATAGGCCTGATTTTGTCATGGAATAAGGCAGCAAATGACGAAGCTTCCCTTGGTCAGCACAAGTCCTTGAATTGGCTTAATTCTAAGAAACCAAATTCAGTTGTTTACATATGTTTTGGAAGTATGACCAATTTCATTGACTCTCAGCTCCTAGAAATTGCAACGGGGCTTGAGGCTTCTAGGCAGGGATTCATTTGGGTtgtgaagagagaaaagaatgaTAAAGAAGAGTGGCTTCCTCAAGGGTTTGAGAAGAGAATGGAAGGTAAAGGACTaattataagaggttgggctcCACAAGTGCCGATTCTTGAGCACGAAGCAATCGGAGGCTTTGTGACGCATTGTGGGTGGAACTCTATCCTTGAAGGAGTGTCTGCTGGGGTACCAATGATCACATGGCCCGTGTCGGCTGAGCAGTTTTACAATGAGAAGTTGGTGACTGTGGTACTGAGAACTGGGGTTGCTGTTGGTGTTGAACAGTGGAGTACATTTGTAGATGTGAAGAAGGAAGCCAGTGTGAAGAGGGAAGCCATAGAAAAGGCTATAAATCAAGTCATGGTGAGTGAAGAAGCAGAGGGAATGAGAGCCAGAGCCAGGGTACTTAGAGAAATGGCAACGAGGGCTGTTAAGGAAGGTGGTTCGTCCTTCTCTGATTTAACTTCTCTACTTGAAGAATTGGGGTCCCTTGGAGCATGA